In the Candidatus Zixiibacteriota bacterium genome, one interval contains:
- a CDS encoding dihydrodipicolinate synthase family protein codes for MAHEEFSGVFPYLVSPVDGQGRIKDGVLARLVNDLIDKGVHGLTALGSTGEFAYLDRDQRRRIVEVVVNEARGRVPVVAGVAATTIADAVEQTKAYAALGADGILAILEAYFPVPEDGVVAYFTAVASSTRLPIVLYTNPHFQRSDLSLAAIERLAHVENIRYLKDASSDTGRVLSIINAVGDRMRVFSASAHIPACVMLIGGVGWMAGPACLVPRQSVRLYELCRAQRWREAMLLQRKLWQINQVFARYNLAACVKGGLELQGYDVGPPLPPQAPLSEVGRSEIRAILTRLGALGRKTRARERPRAKA; via the coding sequence ATGGCGCACGAGGAATTCAGCGGCGTCTTTCCTTATCTGGTCTCTCCCGTTGACGGGCAAGGACGGATCAAGGACGGAGTGCTTGCGCGTCTGGTCAACGATCTGATCGACAAGGGAGTGCACGGTCTCACGGCGCTCGGATCGACCGGGGAGTTCGCCTACCTCGACCGCGATCAGCGCCGGCGAATCGTGGAGGTCGTCGTGAACGAAGCCCGCGGGCGGGTGCCGGTGGTAGCCGGCGTCGCGGCAACCACGATCGCCGATGCCGTGGAGCAAACGAAAGCCTACGCGGCTCTCGGAGCCGACGGAATCCTCGCGATTCTCGAGGCCTATTTTCCGGTGCCGGAGGACGGAGTCGTCGCTTACTTCACGGCGGTGGCGAGCAGCACCCGCCTGCCGATCGTGCTCTACACGAACCCGCACTTCCAGCGGAGCGATCTGAGCCTCGCGGCGATCGAGCGTCTCGCCCACGTGGAGAACATCCGCTACCTCAAGGACGCCTCTTCGGATACCGGCCGCGTCCTGAGCATCATCAACGCCGTCGGCGACCGGATGCGCGTTTTCAGCGCATCGGCCCACATACCGGCATGCGTCATGCTGATCGGCGGCGTCGGCTGGATGGCGGGTCCCGCCTGCCTGGTGCCGCGACAAAGCGTACGCCTCTACGAGCTCTGCCGCGCCCAGCGGTGGCGGGAAGCGATGCTCCTCCAGCGAAAGCTCTGGCAGATCAACCAGGTCTTCGCCAGGTACAACCTGGCCGCCTGCGTCAAGGGAGGCCTGGAGCTGCAGGGCTACGACGTCGGGCCGCCCCTGCCTCCTCAGGCCCCCTTGTCCGAGGTCGGGCGCTCCGAGATCCGCGCCATCCTTACCCGCCTCGGAGCCCTCGGGCGCAAAACCCGGGCACGCGAACGGCCGCGCGCGAAAGCATGA